The Oncorhynchus kisutch isolate 150728-3 linkage group LG14, Okis_V2, whole genome shotgun sequence genomic sequence GTTTTTAAGACTAGCTCATTATCTCATGGACCCACTGTCATTCTCCCTGCTTTAACCGGTGGGTTTCACTGCCTGCTAACTCCAGAGAGGGATAACAGAACAGAGTGGGGCTGTGAGGGAGGATGAGGACTCTCTGTGCCACATACAGTAGTGCACAGGGGGGATACATACTGTGATATGTACATGTTGCTGTTACAGTGCAAACAACTTCTGGATGGACTAAGGCTGCTGTTAGCAAACTGACTCGTGTGTCAACAGACATCAAGAGGTTTTCTGTCTTAGACATGGTAGTGTTGTGCCACATGGTCAGATATGTGAACAATTTACCAATAGCTTTATGGCTTTatggtatacactgagtgtacaactgagtgaacatcttcctaatattgagttgcaccccatcaattaggtcatggactctacaaggtttctaaagcattccacagggatgctggcctatgttgacttcCCACAattctgtcaagttggctggtagtgGATCTCTTGCAATGACcgacgctggagatgagaagcaggtacagggagtcaaCATTTATTCAGGAACAGACAGGTAACAAAAaaaggaacagcgtcagcacatgGGAAAACAACGACAAACAACAATTAAtgctgaagcagggaacagagtgGGGAACCAGatagatataggggaggtaatgacagaggtgatcAAGTCCAATAATCACTGATGCGCATGACGGGGGGAAGGCAGAGGTGCGTAATGATgttggcaggagtgcgtaatgctggggagcctggcgcctTCGATCGCCAAGGTGgaggagcgggagcaggcgtaacagtaccccccccccccctctaggggtgCCACCCGGGAtcccacctgggcgagcctgGTGAGCCGGCTGTGGCATGGACACTGGACAAGCCGGCTGGGCGTAAACTCCCGACGAACCGgcagaggcatgggagcctggctAGCCTGCTGAGGCATAAGAGCCCGACAATCCGGCTGGGGCGTGAAAGCCTGTCAATCccactgaggcatgggagcccgaTGATCGGGTGGAGGCGTAgcagcctgacgagccggctgggCGTAAAACCCTACGATCCGGCTGGGGCCCGACATGGGATGGGCTCCTTCCGAGCCAACCGGGGAAagaacctctcgagccagctagggcgtgaCATTCTGACAAGCTGGcttaggcacccccggttccatcggtGGCGGCCCCCGGACCAGACGTCACCACCAACTGGAACGCCAGCACTCCCCGATGCTTCGTATGATGTCTTCAGCATTCTGTAATGACcgacgctggagatgagaagcaggtacagggagtcaaCATTTATTCAGGAACAGACAGCACGGGTAAACAACGACAAGCAACAAATAATGCTAAAGCAGGgaaccagacagatataggggaggtaatgacagaggtgattgagtccaggtgagtccaataatcacTGATGCTAGTGACAGGGGAAAGGCagatgtgcgtaatgatggtggcaggagagCGTAATTCTGGGGAGCCTGGCGCCATCGAGCACCAGGGAAGGGGAGCAGGAGCAGGTGTGACATCTCTACTCCAAATAActtgttccatctcatcccacagatactcaattggattgagatctggtgtctgggcaggccactgcagtaagATGAATTCATTGTCATGTTCGTGGAACCATTCCTTGACAATCCTAGCCTTGTAGTATGGGGCATTATCCTGCTGGAAGAAAATAAATTGCAGACGGATACACTGCTGCCATAGAAGAGATGCACCTGATTGGCAATGATATTCAGATATACTGTGGCATTCAAACGTTGCTCAACTTTCATCAAGGGGCCCAATGTGTGCcatgaaaacacaccacacactgtcACACCGCCAGCCTGCAATGTTGACACGCGGCAAGATGGATACATGTACTCATAGGGTCTTCTCCATACCCTAGTCCTCCCATCAGCGTGAAACAGcaggaaccgggattcatcagaccaggcaatgtttttccaattcTCCAGTGTCCAGAGTTGTTTCGTTCCTTAGCCCACTGCAACCCCAGTTTCTTGTGGAACTCTGTAAGGTTGTCGTTTGCCATACCCAATTTGTGTCAAGGTACGACGAGTTGTGCATTACTTTATGGGTCTTTGGGCACTAATGTTGAACTAGACTGTCAGTTGACTAACTGTGACCCGTCTGTTGCTCTGCACAATTCGTGTCAGCCTCCTCTGTCGTCTTTCATCAATAACCCATTTTCAACCACTGGCCTgccattggctggatgtcctttggggtggtggaccattcttgatacactcaggaaactgttgagtgtgaaaaacccagcagcgttgcagttcttgacacactcaaactggtgtgcttggcacctactaccataccccgttcaaaggtacttcaatattttgtcttgcccattcaccatctgaatgacACActaacacaatccatgtctcaattgtctcaaggctttaaaatccttctttagcctgtctcctccccttcatttacactgattgaagtggatttaacaagtgacatcaataagggatcgtagctttcacctggattcacctggtcagtctatgtcatggaaagagcaggtgttcctagtgttttgtacactcactgtatgTACTACCAGCAAAGGTTATTTTAACCTGTATAGATCGAGACATTTTCCTGATATGATTGAGGTTAATGTTTCCTTTCTTCCAGGCTGAAGGAAGCACAGGAGAACATCAAAAAGATCACAGCTGAGAAGAGGGTGGAAACCAAGAAGATCAATGCCAACAGTCTGGTAAGAACTGGACTTCCTTCAACCACCCTCAAATATTTTCATGGATAACATTGTTGCTATTACCTTAACTGGACGCAGTCAATCATGGTGGATCATATCATATAACACAATGCTATTAAGCTCAGCTCTCCCTTTTTTCCCTCTGTCAACAGAAAGAAAGACTGCGTCAGAAAGAAGCCAGCGTGTCCTCCAGCTGAAGAGGATGATCAATGAagaacagagtggagagagaggaagtggagagaggagatgatCACTTCTTCCCTTCACCACCTGCCTCTTACCCAACATCATACCTCATATAGCCCTCTGTGCCCCCACACTGTGGACCTCTCTACTACGGCCCATTCTACCGTCCTTACTGACTGGACCATATCCACTACTCTCTTCCAACTCAGCCTCTTCCCCAGATGAGAGGCACCTTTTGTGGGCTTCTATCACTGTGTATACCTATGACCACCATCCAGACCAACATGTACACCATGGGAAATAGGAAACTGAATGCCACCCTGCAGCAGATATGCAGGCTGCTAAGTCTATACAGAGGCTCCATGGCTGACTAAACCGCTGACATGATAAGACTCACAGGGGATAAAGGTCAACCTCATTCATCCAGACTGGTGTGACCTTTGAATGGCCAGCCTGTAGAGCCTGCTCTGAGGCGTGCTGGGGTTCAGGACAATGAGCACTCCAGTTGACATATCTACAGtgatgacccctgacctctaggACCTACATACATTCCTCAGTCTGGGTTTCAGGACAGCATCACACATCGTGAGGACATATAGTCCTATGTATTGTAGCCAGGTTATGCAACAACTACAGACGAGGCCTCATTGTTGCTGAGCTATGTTAACAAATATGGCAATCTTCACTCAGTGAAATTATTACGATTACGTAAGACATTCAGGAGTTGTTATTCTAACAATGATTTAGAATATGAAAGCAGTATACAATACTTTAATGTAAAGAATAGCTTTTCATCTGCTGTGGCCCATCCATGTTTGAAGTGTGTCttgtaaatgtatttcaattggtGTTTGTTTTCAAATGAGCAGGGACAGAAACGTTTGACCTGATGTTGTATTGTGAAGAGAATCGGCAGTCTTTATTGGACTGAGAGTCCTGTTGAATTCATAGCGatgtgggtcctggtcaaaaggtaGAAACAGGATGTCGTACCAGTGTTGACTTTCTCACTGTACCAGACTGACCCCTCCTGGGTGATAGCCAGAGAATGCAGCAACACCTTGCTCTCAGCCCCTGAGTCAGACGTGACGCTCTGAGATGAACAAGCAACCTTGCTATCGCTATGCTGAGGAAAGCAACAGGTCATCTGATTGTGGCTGCCCTGACACATTTTTTTAAGTGTATATGATAGAATAGTTAGTTGTTCCCAATGAATTTTGTTTATGACATATGTATGTCACAATCCTATGCACTTTCCTGCTTGCATCAGCTGTATTTAGTAGCTACATCCTTCTGTTATTGTCAGAATGGTACTTAATCAAACGTACTGAACTTTCTAGCACCTCAACTTGAACTCCTATGCAATTCTATGGTTTCTGTGCTATGATAACATTTGTGAATTAACATGTTGTGATAAATTGCATCATCCATGTATTTTTTGGGAGAGAACTATAGTATATTTatttaacaacaaaaaatgtctTTGATGTCTGGAAGATTTCAACTTTGTCTTGGAAAACTATAGACAGGGGTTTAACCATTATTTATATATTAAAATGAAAATTGTATGTCAACACATCATTTCTTTTTTTCTTTGAGGTTGTATTTTTGTATATTATTTTGATTCCTTCCTTAGCTTGAGGAGGATGCATGAATGGCTCAGGAGTCAGGTGAAAGAAGTGTTTAGCTTCATATGGATgtgacctacagtgccttcggaaagtattcagaccccttgaccttttcattATTTTTggtaagttacagccttattctaaaattgattgtcttcttcttcaatctacacacagtaccccataatgacaaagtaaaacagttctttagacatttttgccaatttattaaaaaactgaaaatcacatttacataagtattcagaccctttactcagtactttgttgatgcacctttggcagcaattacagcctcaagtcttcttgagtctgacggtacaagcttggcacactcgtatttggggagtttctcccattcttctctgcagatcctctcaagctctgtcaggttggatggggagcgccaggttggatggggagcgctctggagcaggttttcatcaaggatttctctgtactttgctctgttcatctttgcctcgatcctgactagtctcccagtccctgccattgaaaaacacccccacagcatgctgcGGCCACTATCATTCTTCACtgtaggggtggtgccaggtttcctccagacgtgacgcttggcattcaggccaaagagttcaatcttggtttcatcaggccagataatcttgtttctcatggtctgagagtctttaggtgccttttggcaaactccaagtgggctgtcatgtgccttttactgaggagtggcttccgtctggccactctaccataaaggcctgattggtggagtgctgcagagatggttgtttttcttgaaggttctcccatctccacagaggaactccagagctctgtcagagtgaccatcgtgttcttggtcacctccctgaccaaggctcttctccccaaccaaggctcttctccccatGGCTCAGtatggctgggcagccagctctaggaagagtcttggtggttccaaacttcttccattggcttggtttttgctttgacatgcactgccaactgtgggaccatatatagacaggtgtgtgcctttccaaaatatgtccaatcaattgaatttaccacaggtgcactCCACTCCAAGTTGTataaacagctcaaggatgatcaatgaaaacaggacgcacctgagctcaatttcaagtctcatagcagagGGTCTTCACACTAACATTTTgaaatacctgtttttgctttgtcattatgggtttaaaaaatatatattttagaataaagctgtaactaacaaaatgtggaaaatgtcaaggggtatgaatactttctgaaggcactgtatataaggaGCATCATCATTTACCACAAATGGTCTTGTTTCATACCCTACATGAACTGCTATAGAGAGTATAATttcgctatatatatatatatattgccttTTGTTTAATTTAAATCAAGATGATTTTTACTTTGTTTAAAAATATAAACAATTACTCATATCAAGCCATGTGTAGGCCTATATTTTACCTCTGACAGAATCTATTAAGTGTCAAAATAGCACCTTTGTTTCATAATCATTGAATGTGCCATTATTTTTTGtatgaagacatttcataatctTAAAATTTCATTTTATGTTTACTTTAAAGTTTTTCAGAACCAAATTAGTAGGCAAAAATTTACATTTTGATAAAGGCCTATATGTTTAACATGCATATGTTGATTCATTTCGTGAGAGGCCTACTCTTATGTGCCCACGTGTTTTAGGTGTTTTATCGTTCAAATGAATTTGCGCGAGGTCAAAGTAATAGATTGCAAACAATTCAGTCACAGAAGTCTTAACTGGAGTCTACAGATGAGGAAGCCTGGCTCGCATGGAAACTGATGTTTAACCCTCATTGTCTGTTGTTCCTCTACTTTCAGCACTCCCTAATAACATTCAGTAGCCAAATAAAGTTGAAAAAGACCATAGCCTAATTGTTTCATTGATTTGTGCGCAAAGATTTATTCATTTGCACCTATATATCTCACAATGCACATTTTAATTCTAAATTAATCATTTGAAAATGTCAGAAAGCACGATAATAATGAGAGAAAGTGCACCTAAGTTAAATCGATAGAAATGGATAGAAACACGCAACTTCTATATACATGACTTTTAGCCTATTACACTTCGCTACATGTGCCAATGAAGGCGCAAACTTGATTATGTCAGCACTACATTCGGTACAATGAAGACCTGGCAAGGGTAAATCGAAGCAGAGCTACTCAACTGACAAAACAACGCTGAAGTCCCAAATCCGTAAGAGGCTAAAACAACTCGACAATAAATAATTGATAAAGAAAACTTTGATCGGTGTTCAATTTTTAAAGAAGGCTATTGATTGGTTGATGTATCTATTTTTAGAGAGCCATGTAGGCCTGTACCATCTGAACAAGAAACCGTAAGGGAGCCATGGTTTTACAAATGCGTAAGCCCTGTTTAGCATCAGTGTCCCCACAAAATCATGGGCCTTTGACAGATTTGGGAGCCAGGGGAGATCCTATTGTAAACTTCGATAACATCGTTTGAAGGGGTTATTGAAAAAGTTGTTGAGTCTAACATGTAATCGCGTTTCTTGTGGTCTTTTCTCATAAATGATCTTGGTTTTACGACGAAATATATCCAATGGTCTAAGGAACGTACAAAAGTCCCAGCAAGAGGTTGGCTCCAAGCAAGAAGAAAATAACCCATCACTAGAGAATATGTTTTTATTTGGTGTTTAGGGTTAAACCTGATACATAAAAATGCTATGCATGAAATCGGAGTCTTTGCAGTTTGGGTGTGGGTTAATTAACGATCCATTTCACATCGGTGGTGACGCTGAAATGTTCAGACATGAACAATGTAAGCAAAAAGCGAACAGGTTCAGTGACCACTGCATCAATGTCAATATCTGTTTATTTTGTGGATCAGTTGCTCTGATAGAACTATCAAACTGGTTGCATATACAATTCGTGTTTGAATAACATTTTACAACTAAAAGAAAAGCTTCCATCTACAGCATTATAAACAAGTATGTAGGCCTACATCGAACATTTTCATTTCCATGTCCAACTAATACAGATatttcgtttttttattttttatagcaTCGAACATCTTAGTCCAAGCCTACTTTACAAAAGCTCTCCGTTCTCCACTATAACACTGAACATTGGAGTCAAATAAATCAGTGGAGCATTCTTGCCACATTAAATAGTCGTTACTTTTTTTCAAATTCCACATAGTGGAAACTATCTATTCGTCAACCATTAATTATATAAACGCATTTTCTGTCCTATTCCCCCCATTGAAATTGGTTTTCATAGCCTATTGCTGTCTCTGTCCAAAATAGTGTAAAAACATTGTGTGACAAGGTTTGCAGTCCTATTTGAGGTTGGAAAAGCCGTGCGCTTGTTTACAAGTCAATCAGCAGATTGTTGTGTTCATTCCATGTCATTATACCATGCAACGTTGCTTGCCACAGGCTGCTATTGCAATTAGATTAATAGGCAATTATGCGCAGAAAATGACATGGTACAGCAGTCCTTGTTTACAAAAGAATATGCCCAAGTATATCTACAGAAGCCTATAACATGCTGCACATGTCTGTCTGATCTTACGTTCCTTGCAGATTGAAAATGTTCTCATATTTGGAATAGGGAAAAATGCTCCCAGACATACGGTGATTATCCTTCATGTGAACAATCCAATAATTGTTTGATGAGGAGACTAATTGGCCGCATCCCAGTCAATCACAGGGCTAGTCCAAGTCTATGGAGATGCAGCGGCACTGCTTTACGCGCTGGATGCGCTTCTTCTTGGTGGACGGCTGCTGGTCCGGACAGTTCAAAGTGAAAGTCATGGTAGTAAATCGTTTCGGCTTGCAGAACGAACAAGACTGGAAGGCTCCCTCTTCCCTGCGGACATGTCTGGGGATGTAAAAAGAATTACACTGTCCATAGCAGAACCTGTTAATGATAGTGCGGCTGATGCAGCCCTCCTCGTGGATGGTCTGTTTAAGTGGCTGTGTCTTGCACCAGTCGCGTTTCAGATAGCGGCGCTCAGTGACATGCAACGCTTCTTGGCTGGACTCCAGCACCTCCTCAGCGGGTGCAGCAGAACTCTTTTCCCGTCGTCGGGAACCAGAGCCCGCCTGCGGTGCCTGTGGTTGCTGCTCCGATTCGTTTGGGTTGTTTTTGTCAGGATGAGGGATGGCGCCTTGGGAGCCCCTGTTCCTTTTGGAAGCCACTGTATATGAGAGTAGCCCCAGGATGAAAACCATGCCACAGAGGATATACGCCGATCTGGCCATCCTTGAGGGGAAAGATAAGTGAAGGTTGAATTATCATCCATAGCCTAATTTCGGTTACTAAAATCTCGGGTAATTTGGTCAGCTAGATAAGGCGTAGATATATATACACGAGAGATTAACCATAGCCTATCATTTCAACGTTGTTGTTGAAATTGCGTCATTTACGATTTAAGAGGAATAGAAACATTAAACATTGCCTATTGATTTTGTATCGTGTTTTATATTGACAATATAGTCCACATGACCTAATTCGATAGTCAAATCAGAACGAAGATATATTCGAATGCAAATGAATATTTCATGGATATTGCGGTTGCGAAGTTAATGGGCGCAAACCATCGCGTAAAACAGAATACAGAAAAACAATAACCTTTATGCATGAGAATAATCATTACATTTCACATGTTTATTTACAATAGGCTACAATAATCATTGGGACATGTAGTCTAACTACAGAATAGGTATACATACAAGCAGAGTTTACGCATAAAGACCCCCTGCGATATGATGATAAGGAATCTAATTCGATAACATGCCCAAGTTTTACGCACGTACTTTCTCAGATGTTAAGCGTTAAACTTCACTAACCTGTCAAAAGCTCAAAGTAGCTGCAAATGAAATGATCTGTGGTGGGTGTTCTCTATGAAGTGTCCCGAGGCAAGAGGCAGCTAATGGTGGAGACTGTAGTATTGCAGAGGGGGCTCGCGCTGTTGGTAGTCTGGAGTCGCTAAGGATTCCATAGAAAGAGACTGAGGTTTTAATACAAATTGCAGCAGCGCCTGACTGTCTCCTTTTTAAATGTCTGTCAGCTGAGATGTGCACAACATATCCTTCCACATTATTGGCTAAGCACGATGCAAGGAAAATCAAAACTACCCGCCCCCTCAACACTTCCTCGAACCCACTTTAAGAATACCATGGGGGAGGGGGAGTAGGAGAATTTTGGCACGAATTTCATGGAAACCATGCAGACTTCAGTGCTATACTGGGCACACATTTGGGAATGTTATGCATGTCATAAATATAAAGCAGGTATAGCCTATTTGGTTCAACTGCATGTTAACTGTTTTATCTCTAATTGTCTATAGGCTATTttaacagagagggggagaggggcgaGGGGCCAGTAATGGTTTATTTTACAGTCTGCTTTTTACATTATATAAAATGCATGCTAATGATCTTTACATAATGGTCCCGGATAATTACATTTGTGAATGCCAATTGAAACAGTGCCAAGTGACAGGACTGTATAAGAACATGTTACCACAAATAACAATGCAGGCGGCCGAACGGAATTACAAGTTACCGTTTTTTGGTTCAATTTATAATGGCAATATAGGCTATTTGTGTGACGTTGCCTACAAATGTAAATGGTAGATTTAATCAAATCATTACGTTGAATATCATAGGCATAGTTCCACAAAACGTAGGGCCTAAATGTGTTTTAATTACATTTTCAATAGAATGCATTTATttattgaattattattattcatttatattttttattgatTGTGTTATTTAATCTGAAATTACATTCGATTTTGAGAATaacaacattttttaaaagttgTTTTTTACTTGGATGCATTACTTCACCAAAGAAACAAGTTGTTAGAAATTAGGCCTACTATTATTTACGATTGGGAAACGAATAAGCCATATTAAATTAAGAGAAAATATGTTCTGGACCAAGTCTTTATGTCGAGCCAACATGAGTAGGCGAATAACGATGTATTTAAATTAGACTTATGTTTAACAGAAAATAAAGTGGTCCAATGTtctcataaaaataaataaaaataaataaagagttCTTAGTTAGTGCGTAATTGGTTGGAAACTGTTTGTGCAGGGATGAAATGTTGAGAAATTAGCATGACGCCTGAGAATATATTTAGGGTAACAGCCAAAAACACTTTTGTTATTTAGAAATTAAAACATAAGCCCCTCAAGACAAGTCCAATTCCATTATTGACATTTCCGCCTGGGCTCCTCTGTCTCACTTCAGTTAATTCCCATCAATTCACACTTCTTAAGTGTTTTTAAGACCGTTTTACAAACAGACGGAGTTTGTAAGTAAAAGTGATAGCCTATCACAAGTGTGTTTAGACTACAATAGGCCTAGCATATAAATTAGCCTACATGTTTTTTTTAGGACAACGAACGAACTATAAGCCTATGTTATTTCACCTTGGCAAATAAACTCATGACCTGTTATATATCttcaaatacaaaacaaatataAAACAAATTCATTTTTCTTTCGGATAAAC encodes the following:
- the LOC109904017 gene encoding gremlin-1-like encodes the protein MARSAYILCGMVFILGLLSYTVASKRNRGSQGAIPHPDKNNPNESEQQPQAPQAGSGSRRREKSSAAPAEEVLESSQEALHVTERRYLKRDWCKTQPLKQTIHEEGCISRTIINRFCYGQCNSFYIPRHVRREEGAFQSCSFCKPKRFTTMTFTLNCPDQQPSTKKKRIQRVKQCRCISIDLD